The following proteins come from a genomic window of Phnomibacter ginsenosidimutans:
- a CDS encoding class II fructose-bisphosphate aldolase: MKPVSTNTLFKHCYGRYAIAAVNVFNMEQVHALFAAAQASNAPIIVQLTPAARNYGHPEMLHAMVTAAANIYPDVVHAIHLDHGNEVHAASAIAAGYNAVMIDASHDPFEQNVARTKAVVDMAHASGIAVEAELGVLAGVEDDLSVDEAHAKYTDAAQAKSFVTQTQCDSLAVAVGTSHGAYKFSGKQGLQFDVLQQIQQALPGFPLVLHGASLVDPATIENINQHGGKLRQDASGVSVDALQKAIQLGICKVNIATDLRLLWASVYRTFFHTQPDQV; this comes from the coding sequence ATGAAACCTGTTTCTACTAATACGCTATTTAAACATTGCTATGGCCGCTATGCTATTGCGGCTGTAAATGTGTTCAATATGGAACAGGTACATGCATTGTTTGCAGCAGCTCAGGCCAGCAACGCTCCCATCATTGTTCAGCTTACACCTGCAGCCCGCAACTACGGCCATCCGGAAATGCTGCATGCCATGGTGACTGCCGCGGCAAACATTTACCCCGATGTGGTACATGCTATTCATTTAGACCATGGCAATGAAGTACATGCAGCATCTGCCATTGCAGCAGGTTACAACGCCGTTATGATTGATGCATCACATGATCCTTTTGAGCAGAATGTAGCCCGTACCAAAGCTGTGGTAGACATGGCTCATGCCAGTGGCATTGCTGTTGAAGCAGAACTGGGTGTACTGGCAGGTGTAGAAGATGATCTGAGCGTAGATGAAGCACATGCAAAATATACTGATGCAGCACAAGCCAAATCTTTTGTAACACAAACTCAGTGCGATAGTCTGGCAGTTGCTGTGGGTACCAGCCATGGTGCTTATAAATTTAGCGGCAAGCAAGGTTTGCAGTTTGATGTATTGCAACAAATACAACAAGCACTGCCCGGCTTCCCGTTGGTGTTGCATGGTGCATCGTTGGTAGATCCTGCCACCATTGAAAATATCAATCAGCATGGTGGTAAGCTGCGCCAGGATGCCAGTGGTGTTAGTGTTGATGCTTTACAAAAAGCCATACAACTGGGTATTTGCAAAGTGAATATTGCTACCGACCTCCGCTTATTGTGGGCCAGTGTATATCGTACTTTTTTTCATACACAACCAGATCAGGTTTGA
- the iolB gene encoding 5-deoxy-glucuronate isomerase has translation MSYQSPLIRKPMPVGCYQKIVAADAGWTHLNMEARLMQQGDTWTGNTGDNEYGFILLSGNFSATTSKGNWATSNGRKHVFAGIAHTLYLPRHTDFFITATSPVLDIAAGWCKADADFPAKFKTPAEAAIEIRGGDNATRQINSLIEPGFGASKLVAVEVYTPAGNWSSYPAHKHDERNTSADGQLLEAALEELYFFKMQGDGAFAIQQVYTEDRSLDEVIKTHNNDVVLVPKGYHPVVAGHGYPCYYLNFLAGSDQSLANTPDPNHVWMFDAWTGKDPRVPLVTAAMNEDSTI, from the coding sequence ATGAGTTATCAATCGCCACTCATCAGAAAACCAATGCCAGTAGGCTGCTACCAAAAAATTGTAGCCGCCGATGCCGGCTGGACACACCTGAACATGGAAGCCCGGCTAATGCAGCAAGGTGACACATGGACTGGCAATACCGGCGACAATGAATATGGATTCATTTTGCTGAGTGGCAATTTTTCAGCAACAACTTCTAAAGGCAACTGGGCAACCAGCAATGGCAGAAAGCATGTGTTTGCAGGCATTGCACACACATTGTATTTGCCACGCCATACCGACTTCTTCATCACCGCTACTTCACCTGTACTAGACATTGCGGCAGGTTGGTGCAAAGCCGATGCTGATTTTCCTGCAAAATTTAAAACGCCTGCAGAAGCAGCCATAGAAATACGGGGTGGCGACAATGCCACACGGCAAATCAATAGCCTGATAGAACCCGGCTTTGGGGCCAGCAAACTGGTAGCAGTAGAAGTGTATACGCCAGCTGGCAACTGGAGCAGCTATCCGGCACATAAACATGATGAAAGAAATACCAGTGCCGACGGACAACTATTGGAAGCTGCACTGGAAGAGTTATACTTTTTCAAAATGCAGGGCGATGGCGCATTTGCTATACAGCAAGTGTATACAGAAGACCGTAGTTTGGATGAAGTGATTAAAACACATAACAATGATGTAGTGCTGGTACCCAAAGGTTATCATCCGGTGGTGGCTGGTCATGGCTACCCTTGCTACTACCTCAACTTTTTGGCCGGCTCCGATCAATCGCTGGCCAATACACCCGACCCCAACCATGTATGGATGTTTGATGCATGGACAGGAAAAGATCCGCGGGTGCCACTTGTAACTGCAGCTATGAACGAAGATTCTACCATATGA
- the iolC gene encoding 5-dehydro-2-deoxygluconokinase, with protein sequence MTQRAFELITFGGSSIDLYSQNIGADFVDIKGFDAFVGGSPLNIAVGTARLGAQATLLTGVGHDKIGDFILHFLEKQNVNTSAIPRIEGARTSAVVLGIEPPDRFPLVYYRDNCADSQVTIDHVIAANIPQYKVLEVSGTALNIEPSRSAVFYAIETAYDNAVDVVLDIDFRADQWKDLRSFGLMVRAILPKVKIAIGTEEEILAATLQDAKQVQIKHQQISAPEIKGNIDESIQRILQSGPKVLIVKRGAKGASIHLKDGSVTEVPGFPVDILNVLGAGDAFASGFIYGYLQEWDLYKCCRMGNASGAWVVQKPGCANDMPYYDELMAFVAQRGGL encoded by the coding sequence ATGACGCAACGAGCTTTTGAACTAATCACTTTTGGCGGATCCAGCATTGATCTGTACTCACAAAATATTGGTGCCGACTTTGTGGACATCAAAGGTTTTGATGCGTTTGTAGGTGGCTCGCCACTCAACATTGCCGTAGGTACAGCAAGGTTGGGTGCACAAGCCACATTGCTTACAGGAGTTGGCCACGATAAGATTGGTGATTTCATTCTTCATTTTTTAGAAAAGCAAAATGTAAACACCAGTGCTATCCCCCGCATTGAAGGCGCCAGAACGAGTGCTGTGGTTTTGGGCATTGAACCTCCCGACCGTTTTCCGTTGGTGTACTACCGCGACAACTGTGCCGATAGTCAGGTAACGATTGATCATGTGATTGCAGCGAATATTCCGCAATACAAAGTGCTTGAAGTATCTGGCACGGCGCTGAACATAGAACCCAGTCGCAGTGCGGTTTTCTATGCTATCGAAACAGCTTACGACAATGCTGTAGATGTGGTGCTTGATATCGATTTCAGAGCAGACCAATGGAAAGATCTTCGTTCGTTTGGATTGATGGTGAGAGCCATTTTACCCAAGGTAAAAATTGCCATTGGCACAGAAGAAGAAATACTCGCTGCCACGCTGCAGGATGCTAAACAAGTACAAATCAAACACCAACAAATTTCTGCTCCTGAAATCAAGGGCAACATCGACGAATCCATTCAACGGATACTGCAATCAGGTCCCAAGGTGTTGATTGTAAAACGTGGTGCCAAAGGTGCCAGCATTCATTTGAAAGATGGCAGCGTTACAGAAGTACCGGGTTTTCCGGTAGACATTTTGAATGTACTTGGTGCTGGCGATGCCTTTGCCAGCGGCTTTATTTATGGCTATCTGCAAGAATGGGATTTGTACAAATGTTGCCGCATGGGCAATGCCAGTGGTGCTTGGGTGGTACAAAAACCCGGCTGTGCCAACGATATGCCTTATTACGATGAACTGATGGCATTTGTAGCACAAAGAGGCGGATTGTAA
- the iolD gene encoding 3D-(3,5/4)-trihydroxycyclohexane-1,2-dione acylhydrolase (decyclizing), which translates to MKQATKRLTVAQATLLYLQQQYVERDGLVQPFFAGCFGIFGHGNVGGIGQALLENPSFKYYQCRNEQAMVHSAIAYAKVKNRLSAFVCTTSIGPGATNMITGAATATINRLPVLLLPGDIFANRSVDPVLQQLESEQSNDVSVNDCFKPVSKYWDRINRPEQLMAALPKALRILTSPAETGAVTLCMPQDVQAEAFDFPVAFFAKKIWTVQRPLADRALLKQAATLIAQAKKPIIIAGGGVIYSDASLALKKLVNKTGIPVAETFAGKGSLRYDEPQNLGAVGVTGTPGAIAICEKADVVIGIGTRYSDFTSMSQSGFQHNKVQFININISAFDSHKQGALALVADARETIIELSKLLGNYTVPEAYAKTVARYNRSWNKQVQQVYDYRHAPLLSQGEVIGAVNSFAKEKDIVLCAAGSLPGDLHKLWRTADPKGFHLEYGYSCMGYEIAGGLGAKMADPSREVYVMIGDGSYLMMSQEIITSIQEGFKLTIVLLNNHGFASIGGLSTALGSKGFGTHYKYRNAATGQLDGNYLPVDLAANAESYGALVIRINNHDELQAALVQAKKQTVQR; encoded by the coding sequence ATGAAACAAGCCACCAAACGATTGACCGTAGCACAAGCCACATTATTGTATTTGCAGCAGCAATACGTAGAACGTGATGGTTTGGTGCAACCCTTCTTTGCAGGCTGTTTTGGCATTTTTGGCCATGGCAATGTGGGTGGTATTGGGCAGGCTTTGCTGGAAAATCCTTCCTTCAAATATTATCAGTGCCGCAATGAGCAAGCCATGGTACACAGTGCCATTGCTTATGCCAAAGTGAAAAACAGATTGAGTGCTTTTGTGTGCACCACCTCTATCGGTCCGGGTGCTACCAACATGATTACAGGTGCGGCAACCGCCACCATCAACCGATTGCCAGTGCTGTTGTTGCCGGGCGATATTTTTGCCAACCGCTCTGTTGACCCTGTATTGCAACAACTGGAAAGTGAGCAGAGCAACGATGTGTCTGTCAATGATTGTTTCAAACCCGTTTCAAAATACTGGGATCGCATCAACCGGCCGGAACAGCTGATGGCTGCGTTGCCAAAAGCATTGCGCATTCTTACTTCGCCTGCTGAAACCGGCGCAGTTACATTATGCATGCCGCAAGATGTGCAGGCAGAAGCATTCGATTTTCCCGTTGCATTTTTTGCCAAAAAAATATGGACCGTGCAGCGGCCATTGGCCGACCGGGCATTGCTCAAACAAGCAGCCACGTTGATTGCGCAAGCCAAGAAACCCATCATCATTGCAGGTGGAGGTGTTATTTATAGCGACGCCAGCTTAGCACTGAAAAAGTTAGTCAACAAAACGGGCATACCTGTAGCAGAAACCTTTGCTGGCAAAGGTTCACTGCGGTACGATGAACCGCAAAACCTTGGTGCAGTGGGTGTAACAGGTACACCAGGTGCGATTGCTATCTGCGAGAAAGCAGATGTAGTAATTGGCATTGGTACCCGATACAGCGATTTCACCAGCATGTCGCAGTCTGGTTTCCAGCACAACAAAGTACAGTTCATCAACATCAATATATCTGCGTTCGATTCACACAAACAAGGAGCATTGGCATTGGTAGCCGATGCCCGTGAAACCATCATCGAACTCAGCAAATTATTGGGCAATTACACGGTACCGGAAGCTTATGCTAAAACTGTTGCGAGGTACAACCGCAGTTGGAATAAGCAGGTGCAACAAGTGTACGATTATCGTCATGCACCATTGCTGAGTCAGGGAGAAGTGATTGGTGCGGTCAACAGTTTTGCCAAAGAAAAAGACATTGTGCTTTGCGCAGCTGGCAGCTTGCCCGGCGACCTGCACAAACTCTGGCGTACCGCAGACCCCAAAGGATTTCACCTCGAATACGGTTACTCCTGCATGGGCTATGAAATAGCCGGCGGACTAGGTGCAAAAATGGCCGACCCCAGCCGTGAAGTGTACGTGATGATTGGCGATGGCAGCTACCTGATGATGTCGCAAGAAATCATTACTTCCATACAAGAAGGTTTTAAACTCACCATTGTATTGCTCAACAATCATGGTTTTGCCAGCATTGGTGGTTTGTCTACCGCATTGGGTTCGAAAGGATTTGGTACTCACTATAAATACCGCAATGCAGCCACCGGACAACTCGATGGCAACTACCTGCCGGTAGACCTGGCAGCAAATGCTGAAAGCTATGGTGCGTTAGTTATTCGGATAAACAATCATGATGAATTGCAAGCAGCGTTGGTACAAGCAAAAAAACAGACCGTACAACGGTGA
- a CDS encoding aldehyde dehydrogenase family protein yields MKVLQNYINGAWVSSQCSSTKPVVNPANGEVLAQVPYGDATIQDVASAVAAAQAAYEEWKRVPVLRRIQPLYKLKQLLEENTDEIARLITLECGKTLAESKGELQRAIENVEVACGAPMLMQSEFLENIASGIDEYMIRQPLGVTACIAPFNFPAMISFWFYPMPLPPAIA; encoded by the coding sequence ATGAAAGTATTACAAAACTATATCAACGGTGCCTGGGTAAGCAGCCAATGCAGTAGCACAAAGCCCGTGGTAAACCCCGCCAATGGCGAAGTGCTGGCACAGGTGCCCTACGGCGATGCAACCATACAAGACGTAGCCAGTGCTGTGGCAGCAGCGCAGGCCGCTTACGAAGAATGGAAGCGGGTGCCGGTACTCCGTCGCATACAACCATTGTACAAACTCAAGCAACTGCTGGAAGAAAATACCGATGAGATAGCCCGGCTGATTACGCTGGAATGCGGTAAAACATTGGCCGAATCAAAAGGTGAATTGCAAAGAGCTATCGAAAATGTAGAAGTGGCTTGCGGTGCCCCAATGCTCATGCAAAGTGAGTTTTTGGAAAACATCGCATCAGGTATTGATGAATACATGATTCGTCAGCCGTTGGGCGTAACGGCATGCATTGCGCCGTTTAATTTTCCTGCCATGATTTCTTTTTGGTTTTACCCTATGCCATTGCCACCGGCAATAGCATGA
- a CDS encoding aldehyde dehydrogenase family protein, which translates to MVLPYAIATGNSMIVKPSEKVPLTMMKIFELVHQLDLPKGLLNMVHGGKESVDAILEHPDVKSISFVGSTPVAKYIYAKGTAHGKRVQAQGGAKNPVIILPDADVDMTTQIITDSVYGCAGQRCLAASVIITVEDNGNMRDALYAAAQNRKTGFGLEAGVEMGPVITPESKQRIEDLIALGEKEGGSLLLDGRGTSISNFEQGNFLRPSIIENLPLQSSLMKTEIFGPVMTLLSMKTIDDAIAFVNGNNYGNMACLFTSSGSSARKFRNEAMAGNIGINIGVAAPVAQFPFSGWKESFFGDLHGQGKHAIEFFTQTKVVVERWPKEWTRKF; encoded by the coding sequence TTGGTTTTACCCTATGCCATTGCCACCGGCAATAGCATGATTGTGAAGCCATCAGAAAAAGTGCCACTCACCATGATGAAAATATTTGAGTTAGTCCATCAGTTGGATTTGCCCAAAGGCTTACTAAACATGGTGCATGGTGGTAAAGAAAGTGTAGATGCTATTCTTGAACATCCGGATGTAAAGAGCATCAGTTTTGTAGGCAGTACGCCGGTGGCCAAATACATTTACGCCAAAGGAACTGCACATGGAAAAAGAGTGCAGGCACAAGGTGGCGCTAAAAATCCCGTTATCATTTTACCGGATGCCGATGTGGACATGACCACACAAATTATTACCGATAGTGTGTATGGTTGTGCGGGTCAGCGTTGCCTTGCAGCTTCAGTAATTATAACAGTAGAAGACAATGGCAATATGCGGGATGCTTTGTATGCAGCTGCGCAAAACAGAAAAACAGGATTTGGTTTGGAAGCCGGTGTAGAAATGGGCCCTGTGATTACACCAGAAAGCAAACAACGCATAGAAGACTTGATAGCACTGGGTGAAAAAGAAGGGGGCTCTCTCCTGCTCGATGGTCGTGGCACCAGCATCAGCAACTTCGAGCAAGGCAATTTTCTTCGTCCTTCCATCATTGAAAATTTGCCCTTGCAAAGCAGCCTCATGAAAACAGAAATCTTTGGTCCGGTGATGACATTGTTGAGCATGAAAACCATAGATGATGCCATTGCATTTGTAAATGGCAATAACTATGGCAACATGGCTTGCCTGTTTACCAGCAGTGGTAGCAGTGCCCGCAAATTCAGAAACGAAGCCATGGCGGGCAACATCGGCATCAACATTGGTGTGGCAGCACCTGTGGCTCAGTTTCCGTTTAGTGGTTGGAAAGAAAGTTTCTTTGGCGACCTGCACGGACAAGGCAAACATGCCATTGAATTTTTTACGCAAACCAAAGTGGTGGTAGAACGCTGGCCCAAAGAATGGACACGAAAATTTTAA
- a CDS encoding TIM barrel protein yields MSATIKIANAPCSWGALEFELEGKSLGYTQVLDEMQETGYAGTELGDLGFMPTDPAALKAVIAQRSFDLLGAFVPVALSQAEAHTAGIEQALKTAKLMHDAGFSHAFIVLADENGSVYERTNNAGRITPDAALSTAAMEVFAAGANAVAKAVKETYGMRTVFHHHCAGYIETPTEINLLMEMTDPDLLGLCFDTGHFSFGGGTNHVAFMQQHKSRIWHVHFKDFSPTVAAAAAANQWNYFQSVAHGVFCELGIGNVDFAAVKQLLLDWEYNGWIVVEQDVLPGMGNPKQCAENNRKYLHQIGL; encoded by the coding sequence ATGTCAGCAACAATAAAAATAGCCAATGCACCATGCTCATGGGGAGCACTTGAGTTTGAACTCGAAGGCAAATCGCTGGGCTACACGCAGGTGTTGGACGAAATGCAGGAAACCGGATATGCCGGCACAGAGCTGGGCGATTTGGGATTCATGCCTACTGATCCGGCAGCATTGAAGGCAGTAATTGCACAACGGTCATTTGATTTGCTCGGCGCTTTTGTGCCAGTAGCATTGAGCCAGGCCGAGGCACATACTGCAGGCATAGAGCAAGCATTGAAAACCGCTAAACTCATGCACGACGCAGGTTTCAGTCATGCATTCATTGTCTTAGCTGATGAAAATGGCAGTGTGTATGAGAGAACCAATAACGCTGGCAGAATTACACCCGACGCAGCATTGAGCACTGCCGCCATGGAAGTGTTTGCAGCTGGTGCCAATGCCGTAGCCAAAGCTGTAAAAGAAACGTATGGCATGCGAACAGTATTTCATCATCACTGTGCAGGCTATATAGAAACACCAACGGAAATCAACCTGTTGATGGAGATGACCGATCCGGATTTGCTCGGCTTGTGTTTTGATACCGGGCATTTTTCTTTCGGTGGTGGCACCAATCATGTTGCATTTATGCAGCAGCACAAAAGCCGTATCTGGCATGTGCATTTCAAAGACTTTTCTCCAACGGTTGCAGCTGCGGCAGCAGCAAACCAATGGAACTATTTTCAATCGGTGGCCCATGGCGTGTTTTGTGAGTTGGGCATAGGCAATGTAGATTTTGCTGCTGTAAAACAATTGCTGCTCGATTGGGAATACAACGGATGGATTGTGGTGGAGCAAGATGTGTTGCCAGGCATGGGCAATCCAAAACAATGTGCTGAAAACAACAGAAAATATTTGCACCAAATAGGACTCTGA
- the iolG gene encoding inositol 2-dehydrogenase: MFFSNNEEDVIHHPDVEAVLICSPTSAHAKSLELALAAGKHIFCEKPMDLSLETTTTLASIAAQSDVKLMMGFNRRFDPDFMKARETVRDGKVGNVQIVKITSRDPGLPPIDYIKNSGGLFMDMAIHDFDMARYMMNKQVVEVFAKGLVMVDHAVADAGDIDTALTTLTFEDGTYAVIDNSRKAVYGYDQRIEVFGSAGMVQVENNQHNRNILYNETGIHQALPLDFFMDRYAESYLREMGLFIESLLHNKPVPVGAADALAATRIAVAAKKSMLEGRPVAIADVLATTMKPTSNGIAVAS, encoded by the coding sequence GTGTTTTTTTCGAACAATGAGGAAGACGTCATTCATCATCCTGATGTGGAGGCCGTGTTGATTTGCTCTCCTACCAGTGCTCATGCCAAATCGCTGGAACTGGCATTGGCTGCAGGAAAACATATTTTCTGCGAAAAGCCCATGGACCTTTCTCTGGAAACGACTACCACTTTGGCCAGCATTGCTGCACAGTCTGATGTGAAACTCATGATGGGTTTCAACCGTCGCTTCGACCCTGACTTTATGAAAGCCAGGGAAACAGTACGTGACGGAAAAGTGGGCAACGTGCAGATAGTGAAAATTACCAGCCGCGACCCGGGGTTGCCTCCCATTGATTACATCAAAAATTCTGGTGGCTTATTCATGGACATGGCCATTCATGATTTTGACATGGCCCGCTACATGATGAATAAGCAAGTAGTGGAAGTTTTTGCTAAAGGCCTGGTGATGGTTGACCATGCTGTAGCCGATGCCGGCGATATTGATACGGCACTCACCACGCTGACATTTGAAGACGGCACGTATGCGGTGATTGATAACAGTCGCAAAGCTGTGTACGGTTACGATCAGCGTATTGAAGTATTTGGAAGTGCCGGCATGGTACAGGTAGAAAACAACCAGCACAACAGAAATATTTTGTACAACGAGACTGGCATACATCAGGCATTGCCGCTCGACTTTTTCATGGACCGGTATGCAGAATCGTATCTCCGCGAAATGGGATTGTTTATTGAATCGTTGCTGCACAACAAGCCTGTGCCCGTAGGTGCCGCCGATGCTTTGGCCGCTACCCGCATAGCTGTAGCCGCCAAAAAATCGATGCTCGAAGGAAGGCCCGTAGCCATTGCCGATGTATTAGCTACTACAATGAAACCAACCAGCAATGGTATTGCCGTTGCATCTTGA
- a CDS encoding LacI family DNA-binding transcriptional regulator, with product MRKTNIKELAKILNFSVATVSKALRDSHEISEQTKKKVLEAAKEFNYTPNPYASSLRRKRSKTIAVILPEVADNFFSLAINGIQSIAEKKGYHVLIYLSHENFVIEQSFVEDCRSGRVDGLLISVTSETQNGAHIQKLLDEKLPVVFFDRELESIAAPKVITNDYECGFNSARLLLERGCQNIRFFSVSSDLAICSKRAEGFLAALAEAGLPNENAICYFSANDTHTHEHIKEVIANRGTVDGIVASVERLAIQTYLACHELGVQIPDELKVVAFSTVETAPILNPSLTTITQPAFEIGKNAADILFTLMEGKDYGYTKKPVIIPSVLVERKSTQNKTGA from the coding sequence ATGAGAAAAACGAACATCAAAGAACTGGCGAAAATTCTCAACTTTTCCGTTGCAACGGTGTCTAAAGCGCTGCGGGATAGCCATGAAATAAGTGAACAGACAAAGAAGAAGGTTTTAGAAGCAGCAAAAGAGTTCAACTACACGCCAAACCCTTATGCCAGTAGCCTTCGGCGTAAGCGCAGCAAAACCATCGCCGTCATTTTGCCTGAGGTAGCCGACAACTTTTTTTCACTTGCCATTAACGGAATACAATCGATTGCGGAAAAAAAAGGATACCACGTTCTTATCTATTTGTCGCATGAAAATTTTGTGATTGAACAATCGTTTGTAGAAGATTGCAGAAGCGGCAGGGTAGATGGTTTGTTGATTTCAGTAACCAGTGAAACTCAAAACGGAGCACACATTCAAAAACTGCTCGATGAAAAGTTGCCGGTTGTTTTTTTCGATCGGGAATTGGAATCGATAGCTGCGCCTAAAGTAATTACCAACGATTATGAATGTGGCTTTAATAGTGCCCGCTTGTTGCTCGAGAGAGGTTGCCAGAACATTCGCTTCTTTTCTGTGTCGTCAGATCTGGCTATTTGCTCCAAAAGGGCCGAAGGTTTTTTGGCAGCATTGGCCGAAGCCGGATTGCCCAACGAGAATGCCATTTGTTATTTCAGTGCCAACGATACGCATACCCATGAACACATAAAAGAAGTGATAGCCAACCGCGGTACGGTTGATGGTATTGTAGCTTCGGTAGAAAGGCTGGCGATACAAACCTACCTGGCTTGTCATGAGTTGGGAGTGCAGATACCAGATGAACTGAAGGTAGTTGCGTTTTCAACGGTGGAAACAGCGCCAATTTTAAATCCATCATTGACCACTATAACGCAGCCTGCATTTGAGATTGGTAAAAATGCTGCGGATATTCTGTTTACGTTGATGGAAGGGAAAGATTATGGCTACACCAAAAAACCGGTCATTATTCCATCTGTGTTGGTAGAAAGAAAATCTACACAAAACAAAACAGGTGCCTGA